A genomic segment from Alteribacillus bidgolensis encodes:
- a CDS encoding GerAB/ArcD/ProY family transporter: MNERITIQKWEELAMETGRISGLQMAIMMHSAILATVILIVPAIIAKEAKQDLWIVPITASIAGFLALFVIIQLHKLFPKKTFIQYSEDIIGRIPAKILSFVYILFFLQTTSGMFRQYAEFVSGNFLLKTPSLVIFASMAFVCAFAVRGGIEVIGRTAQLFIPTVTLLFFLLLIFLIPEMDVENMYPVFENGIKPIMKASSTPAAWFSEFMLISFMLPYLKEREEGMKWGIISIVSVIILMVVTNITSLFVFGETTVKLTYPIMSAARYISIGDFFEHLEAVIMAIWVLSVFIKISVFYYVLVLATAQWLPLSNYKPLVLPFGFLLTVMAAWMPSLPEQSDYISKVIPFKLPLFYLVIPMILLVIAKIRRLSGNH, translated from the coding sequence ATGAATGAAAGAATAACGATTCAAAAATGGGAGGAATTAGCAATGGAAACAGGAAGAATTTCCGGATTGCAAATGGCTATCATGATGCACTCAGCCATTTTAGCTACCGTTATTCTTATAGTTCCTGCCATTATTGCAAAAGAGGCAAAACAAGATTTATGGATCGTTCCTATTACTGCTTCTATAGCTGGATTTTTAGCATTATTTGTAATCATTCAATTACACAAATTGTTTCCGAAAAAAACATTCATTCAATACAGTGAAGATATTATCGGACGTATACCAGCAAAAATTCTTTCTTTCGTCTATATTTTATTTTTCCTGCAAACTACCAGCGGCATGTTTAGACAATATGCAGAATTTGTTTCAGGCAACTTTTTGTTAAAAACCCCTTCCCTCGTAATTTTTGCCTCGATGGCTTTTGTTTGTGCCTTCGCCGTTCGCGGCGGTATCGAAGTAATAGGAAGAACAGCACAATTGTTTATTCCGACTGTGACATTATTGTTTTTTCTTCTGCTTATATTTTTAATTCCTGAGATGGATGTCGAGAATATGTACCCCGTATTTGAGAATGGCATAAAGCCGATTATGAAAGCATCCTCTACACCTGCAGCCTGGTTCAGCGAGTTTATGCTGATTTCTTTTATGCTTCCATATTTAAAAGAACGAGAGGAAGGGATGAAGTGGGGAATCATTTCTATTGTAAGTGTTATTATCCTCATGGTAGTTACCAATATAACAAGCTTATTCGTTTTCGGCGAAACAACCGTAAAACTGACATACCCCATTATGAGTGCTGCTCGATATATCAGTATTGGTGATTTTTTTGAACACCTAGAAGCAGTGATTATGGCTATTTGGGTGTTAAGTGTATTTATCAAAATATCCGTCTTTTATTATGTACTTGTTCTAGCTACTGCCCAATGGTTACCGCTTTCCAATTATAAACCGCTTGTTTTACCTTTTGGTTTTTTATTAACTGTTATGGCAGCTTGGATGCCTAGTTTACCCGAGCAATCAGACTATATCAGCAAAGTCATTCCCTTTAAACTGCCACTTTTTTATCTAGTCATTCCGATGATACTTTTGGTGATAGCAAAAATTCGAAGATTATCCGGTAATCATTAA
- a CDS encoding Ger(x)C family spore germination protein, whose product MTNFLRKYQLQLFILMLCPLLNGCWDQREVNDLLYVVAVGVDKPEEVTETEQVEVTIQFVIPSNVSGDQSGGMGGGGGQKAVEQRTLTGETIVDAMSKLQQETSRQIFWGHSEVIVFGDSIAKKNLHEHIDFFARYPEPRLQSRVFIVNGKARELLDVQLLLESIPSEKLKDLSSLQVMQDVTLKDFLQMLSENHRGASAPLVKKEITETGDEKLALNGTAIFKNNKMVGSINPEITRGLLWVLDEIDLATVTIQPNEEGKISFNLIRSRTTLQPAIENGKWKMTVNIQTDDDVAENGTNLNVMNPNTVKKLENLLEKDLKKRVYLTLEKVQKEMKADVFGFGDAFHKKYPKEWSKVKQRWEEKFPEVEVKVESQVKVKRPGSSTSPQGIPEEKVKE is encoded by the coding sequence ATGACAAACTTTCTACGTAAATATCAATTACAGCTATTTATACTTATGCTTTGTCCCCTGCTAAACGGCTGCTGGGATCAAAGAGAAGTAAATGATCTCTTATATGTTGTAGCTGTAGGCGTTGATAAACCAGAAGAAGTAACGGAGACCGAACAAGTGGAAGTCACTATTCAATTTGTCATACCTAGTAATGTTAGTGGAGATCAGTCAGGAGGAATGGGAGGCGGCGGTGGTCAAAAAGCAGTGGAACAACGAACATTAACAGGGGAAACGATTGTGGATGCGATGTCCAAACTGCAACAGGAGACTTCTCGTCAGATATTTTGGGGCCATAGTGAAGTAATCGTCTTCGGGGATAGTATCGCAAAAAAAAACCTGCACGAGCATATTGATTTTTTCGCTCGTTATCCGGAACCCCGCCTTCAATCCAGGGTGTTTATTGTCAACGGAAAAGCAAGAGAGTTACTAGATGTCCAACTCTTATTGGAGAGTATTCCTTCTGAAAAACTAAAGGATCTAAGTTCCCTTCAAGTAATGCAGGATGTTACGTTGAAAGATTTTCTGCAAATGCTTTCGGAAAATCACAGAGGAGCCTCTGCCCCATTAGTAAAAAAAGAAATAACTGAAACAGGAGACGAGAAATTGGCTCTCAATGGAACAGCCATTTTTAAAAACAACAAAATGGTCGGTTCTATAAATCCAGAAATAACAAGAGGCCTGCTATGGGTGCTAGATGAAATTGACCTGGCAACCGTAACTATTCAACCAAATGAAGAAGGTAAGATTTCTTTTAATCTGATTCGATCTAGAACAACTCTTCAACCTGCTATAGAAAACGGCAAATGGAAAATGACGGTAAATATCCAAACGGATGATGATGTTGCCGAAAATGGAACGAATCTTAATGTCATGAATCCTAATACTGTTAAAAAGCTTGAAAATTTATTAGAAAAAGATCTTAAAAAACGAGTCTATCTGACCCTTGAAAAAGTACAAAAAGAGATGAAGGCCGACGTTTTTGGCTTTGGTGATGCGTTTCACAAGAAATACCCAAAAGAGTGGAGTAAGGTCAAGCAACGTTGGGAAGAAAAATTTCCGGAAGTCGAAGTAAAAGTGGAAAGCCAAGTCAAAGTTAAAAGACCAGGCAGCTCCACCTCCCCGCAAGGAATACCTGAAGAAAAGGTGAAAGAATAA